One window of Leguminivora glycinivorella isolate SPB_JAAS2020 chromosome 9, LegGlyc_1.1, whole genome shotgun sequence genomic DNA carries:
- the LOC125229550 gene encoding DNA fragmentation factor subunit alpha: MENDINKPYKICDVNRDKKKGTVASSLEDLLSKVPEKLGLPAENLTVVLESDGTEVDDEEYFSTLEPDTSLMILHGSEKWTPNMPKCQVSLDQTDDVALGEKGQVASLVGRLQHNLCHISLLGGQDLELLSDMDPDSLADIVTDRDNRIILEHIKEASGRILLEKRQAQDAMELLKLYHQSVANGSEDVSPPKQERV, translated from the exons ATGGAGAACGATATCAACAAACCATACAAAATATGTGATGTGAACCGAGACAAAAAGAAGGGCACAGTAGCGTCGTCGTTAGAAGATTTACTCAGTAAAGTGCCTGAAAAGCTAGGATTGCCAGCAGAGAACCTAACTGTGGTGCTGGAGTCTGACGGGACCGAGGTGGACGATGAGGAGTATTTTTCGACGTTAGAACCTGATACATCGCTGATGATTCTCCACGGGAGCGAGAAGTGGACGCCGAACATGCCGAAGTGCCAGGTGTCCCTGGACCAGACGGACGACGTGGCGCTGGGCGAGAAGGGGCAGGTGGCGAGCCTGGTGGGGCGGCTGCAGCACAACCTGTGCCACATCTCGCTGCTGGGCGGCCAGGACCTGGAGCTGCTGTCCGACATGGACCCCGACAGCCTCGCCGACATCGTCACGGACCGCGATAACAGAATTATACTGGAACACATTAAGGAGGCATCTGGAAG AATCTTATTGGAGAAGCGGCAAGCACAGGACGCCATGGAGTTGCTGAAGCTGTATCACCAGAGTGTGGCCAACGGCTCGGAGGATGTGTCGCCGCCCAAGCAGGAGCGGGTTTAG
- the LOC125229551 gene encoding guanine nucleotide-binding protein subunit gamma-1-like — translation MDMMVSTLQQQRAVTEQLRREAAIKRIPVSSAVADIVRYINEHEQEDCLLVGFSSQKVNPFREKSSCTVL, via the coding sequence ATGGACATGATGGTATCGACATTGCAACAACAGCGAGCTGTGACCGAGCAGCTGCGGAGAGAGGCAGCTATAAAGCGCATTCCCGTGTCGTCAGCAGTGGCTGACATCGTGCGGTACATCAATGAGCACGAACAGGAGGACTGTCTGCTCGTCGGCTTCTCCAGTCAAAAAGTTAACCCTTTCCGCGAAAAAAGCTCTTGCACTGTACTTTAA